A stretch of the Aegilops tauschii subsp. strangulata cultivar AL8/78 chromosome 4, Aet v6.0, whole genome shotgun sequence genome encodes the following:
- the LOC109740363 gene encoding calcium-dependent lipid-binding protein-like, with protein MGFFSGIMMGFILGVALIAGWASAMARRAHKRSAKAADVNVLGSLSREDLKKICGENLPQWISFPEYDQVKWLNRQLSKLWPFVEEAATMVIRDSVEPILDVYRPVGISSLKFSKLSLGTVPPKIEGIRVQSFQKGQITMDIDFKWGGDPNIVLAVETLVASLPIQFKNLQVFTIIRVVFQLSDEIPCISAVVIALLAEPKPRIDYILKAVGGSLTAMPGLSDMIDDTVASLITDMLQWPHRIVVPLGVDVDISDLELKPHGKVTVTVVRGESLKNKEFIGKSDPYVVLFIRPMFKERTRVIDDNLNPEWNETFELIAEDKETQHIILEVFDEDSLKQDKRLGIVKLPLSDLEVETVQEINLQLLSSLDTTKVKDKKDRGVLTVRVLYHLYTKEEALRALELEKRTVEERLKTREATGPAVSGAADAARGVAAPSTVTTNVAGTGVAAGAAVAGSGVHKDGLGVHKDGPGVHMVGTGIDAVGKSITKAGKFVGRTVTGPFSSQRRSAASVPTVDE; from the exons ATGGGGTTCTTTTCGGGGATCATGATGGGATTCATCCTCGGCGTCGCCCTCATCGCCGGCTGGGCGAGCGCCATGGCTCGCCGCGCCCACAAACGCAGCGCCAAG GCTGCCGATGTCAATGTGCTAGGATCTCTCAGCCGTGAAGATCTCAAGAAAATATGCGGAGAAAATCTCCCTCAATGGATTTCATTCCCGGAGTATGACCAG GTTAAATGGCTCAACAGACAATTGAGCAAGCTTTGGCCTTTTGTTGAAGAG GCAGCAACCATGGTCATCAGGGACTCCGTGGAGCCTATACTCGACGTTTATCGACCGGTGGGGATATCCTCACTCAAGTTCAGCAAACTCTCGCTAGGCACCGTGCCACCGAAAATTGAAG GCATTCGGGTCCAGAGCTTTCAGAAAGGGCAAATCACAATGGATATCGACTTCAAGTGGGGCGGGGATCCGAATATCGTCCTTGCAGTTGAAACTCTAGTCGCTTCACTCCCGATTCAG TTCAAGAACCTTCAGGTGTTCACCATCATCCGCGTGGTCTTCCAATTGTCTGACGAGATACCATGCATATCCGCTGTTGTCATCGCTCTTCTGGCAGAG CCAAAACCGAGGATCGACTACATACTGAAGGCGGTCGGGGGAAGCCTGACGGCGATGCCCGGACTTTCAGACATGATCGAC GACACCGTGGCGTCATTGATCACTGACATGCTCCAATGGCCGCATAGAATCGTCGTTCCACTGGGCGTTGACGTGGACATAAG TGATCTGGAGCTGAAGCCGCACGGGAAGGTGACGGTGACGGTGGTGCGCGGGGAGTCGCTCAAGAACAAGGAGTTCATCGGCAAGTCGGACCCCTACGTGGTGCTCTTCATCCGCCCCATGTTCAAGGAGAGGACCCGGGTCATCGACGACAACCTGAACCCGGAGTGGAACGAGACGTTCGAGCTCATCGCGGAGGACAAGGAGACGCAGCACATCATCCTCGAGGTGTTCGACGAGGACAgcctgaagcaggacaagaggcTGGGCATCGTCAAGCTGCCCCTGAGCGACCTGGAAGTGGAGACCGTGCAGGAGATCAACCTGCAGCTGCTGTCATCCCTGGACACCACCAAGGTCAAGGACAAGAAGGACCGGGGCGTGCTCACCGTCAGG GTGTTGTACCACCTCTACACCAAGGAGGAGGCGCTGCGGGCGCTGGAGCTGGAGAAGAGGACGGTGGAGGAGCGGCTGAAGACGAGGGAGGCGACGGGGCCCGCCGTTAGCGGGGCCGCGGACGCAGCCAGAGGCGTGGCCGCTCCGTCCACGGTCACCACCAACGTGGCCGGCACGGGCGTCGCGGCGGGCGCTGCCGTGGCCGGTTCGGGCGTCCACAAGGACGGGTTGGGCGTTCACAAGGACGGGCCGGGGGTTCACATGGTGGGCACGGGGATCGACGCGGTCGGCAAAAGCATCACCAAGGCCGGCAAGTTTGTCGGCCGGACCGTCACAGGGCCCTTCAGCAGCCAGAGGCGCAGCGCCGCGAGCGTGCCGACGGTCGACGAGTGA